The following proteins are encoded in a genomic region of Corylus avellana chromosome ca4, CavTom2PMs-1.0:
- the LOC132177724 gene encoding perakine reductase-like isoform X1 encodes MEEKQQNQIPRVKLGSQGLEVSELGFGCAGLSGAYNAPLSHEAGCSVIKEAFDRGITFFDTSDFYGHNHDNEIMLGKALKQLPREKIQLATKFGVFRLQGGQYGVRGTPEYVRECCEASLKRLDVDYIDIYYSHRIDVKVPIEDTVSIKTLFPNFFLLCHFQSITLMYKITFNFDCYFCLDYARKMGELKKLVDEGKIKYIGLSEASVDTIRRAHAVHPITAVQMEYSLWSRDIEDEIIPLCRELGIGIVAYSPLGRGFFGGKAVLESLSTESILPMFPRFMGENLEKNKSLYNKLANLAEKHACTTPQLALAWLLHQGDNIVPIPGTTKVKNLDNNIGSLAVKLSEDDLKEICDAVHIDEVVGERENAARSELTWKFANTPSRNNAEMDT; translated from the exons ATGGAGGAGAAGCAGCAGAACCAAATCCCTAGAGTGAAACTGGGCAGTCAGGGATTGgag GTTTCTGAATTGGGATTTGGATGCGCGGGACTATCCGGAGCATATAACGCTCCTCTTTCTCATGAAGCTGGATGTTCAGTTATTAAGGAAGCATTCGATAGGGGCATTACTTTCTTTGATACATCAGATTTCTATGGGCATAATCATGATAATGAAATCATGCTTGGCAAG GCTTTGAAGCAGCTTCCTCGAGAAAAAATTCAACTGGCTACAAAATTTGGGGTGTTCAGGTTACAAGGGGGTCAATATGGCGTAAGGGGAACCCCTGAATATGTACGAGAATGCTGTGAAGCCAGTCTTAAGCGGCTTGACGTGGACTACATTGATATTTACTATTCACATCGCATTGACGTGAAAGTCCCAATTGAGGATACTGTaagcatcaaaacactttttcctaattttttccTATTATGCCACTTCCAATCCATTACCTTAATGTACAAGATAACATTCAATTTTGATTGCTATTTTTGTCTGGATTATGCAAGGAAGATGGGGGAGCTTAAGAAGCTGGTTGATGAAGGAAAGATAAAATATATTGGGTTATCTGAAGCTAGTGTTGACACAATAAGGAGAGCCCATGCAGTTCATCCCATCACTGCCGTACAAATGGAGTATTCCCTTTGGAGCCGTGATATTGAAGATGAGATTATTCCACTTTGCCG GGAGCTTGGTATTGGAATAGTTGCTTACAGCCCTCTTGGTCGTGGGTTCTTTGGTGGGAAGGCTGTTCTTGAGAGCTTGTCCACTGAGAGTATTTTG CCTATGTTTCCGAGGTTCATGGGGGAGAATTTAGAGAAGAACAAAAGTCTTTATAACAAACTTGCCAACCTGGCTGAAAAGCATGCCTGCACTACTCCTCAATTAGCTCTGGCATGGCTTCTCCATCAGGGTGACAATATTGTCCCAATCCCTG GTACAACGAAAGTTAAGAACCTTGATAACAACATTGGTTCCTTGGCTGTAAAGCTGTCTGAAGATGATCTTAAGGAAATTTGTGATGCCGTGCACATTGATGAAGTTGTTGGCGAACGGGAAAATGCCGCTCGTTCTGAACTTACTTGGAAGTTTGCAAATACCCCATCAAG GAATAATGCAGAAATGGATACATAA
- the LOC132177724 gene encoding perakine reductase-like isoform X2, giving the protein MEEKQQNQIPRVKLGSQGLEVSELGFGCAGLSGAYNAPLSHEAGCSVIKEAFDRGITFFDTSDFYGHNHDNEIMLGKALKQLPREKIQLATKFGVFRLQGGQYGVRGTPEYVRECCEASLKRLDVDYIDIYYSHRIDVKVPIEDTMGELKKLVDEGKIKYIGLSEASVDTIRRAHAVHPITAVQMEYSLWSRDIEDEIIPLCRELGIGIVAYSPLGRGFFGGKAVLESLSTESILPMFPRFMGENLEKNKSLYNKLANLAEKHACTTPQLALAWLLHQGDNIVPIPGTTKVKNLDNNIGSLAVKLSEDDLKEICDAVHIDEVVGERENAARSELTWKFANTPSRNNAEMDT; this is encoded by the exons ATGGAGGAGAAGCAGCAGAACCAAATCCCTAGAGTGAAACTGGGCAGTCAGGGATTGgag GTTTCTGAATTGGGATTTGGATGCGCGGGACTATCCGGAGCATATAACGCTCCTCTTTCTCATGAAGCTGGATGTTCAGTTATTAAGGAAGCATTCGATAGGGGCATTACTTTCTTTGATACATCAGATTTCTATGGGCATAATCATGATAATGAAATCATGCTTGGCAAG GCTTTGAAGCAGCTTCCTCGAGAAAAAATTCAACTGGCTACAAAATTTGGGGTGTTCAGGTTACAAGGGGGTCAATATGGCGTAAGGGGAACCCCTGAATATGTACGAGAATGCTGTGAAGCCAGTCTTAAGCGGCTTGACGTGGACTACATTGATATTTACTATTCACATCGCATTGACGTGAAAGTCCCAATTGAGGATACT ATGGGGGAGCTTAAGAAGCTGGTTGATGAAGGAAAGATAAAATATATTGGGTTATCTGAAGCTAGTGTTGACACAATAAGGAGAGCCCATGCAGTTCATCCCATCACTGCCGTACAAATGGAGTATTCCCTTTGGAGCCGTGATATTGAAGATGAGATTATTCCACTTTGCCG GGAGCTTGGTATTGGAATAGTTGCTTACAGCCCTCTTGGTCGTGGGTTCTTTGGTGGGAAGGCTGTTCTTGAGAGCTTGTCCACTGAGAGTATTTTG CCTATGTTTCCGAGGTTCATGGGGGAGAATTTAGAGAAGAACAAAAGTCTTTATAACAAACTTGCCAACCTGGCTGAAAAGCATGCCTGCACTACTCCTCAATTAGCTCTGGCATGGCTTCTCCATCAGGGTGACAATATTGTCCCAATCCCTG GTACAACGAAAGTTAAGAACCTTGATAACAACATTGGTTCCTTGGCTGTAAAGCTGTCTGAAGATGATCTTAAGGAAATTTGTGATGCCGTGCACATTGATGAAGTTGTTGGCGAACGGGAAAATGCCGCTCGTTCTGAACTTACTTGGAAGTTTGCAAATACCCCATCAAG GAATAATGCAGAAATGGATACATAA
- the LOC132179961 gene encoding transmembrane emp24 domain-containing protein p24beta3, translating into MERRQRQRSERMCASIIVLLLLSLVGRISSLSVTVNDVECVYEYVLYEGDSVSGNFVVVDHDIFWASDHPGIDFTVTSPAGNMVHSLKGKSGDKFEFKAPRSGMYKFCFHNPYSTPETVSFYIHVGHIPNEHDLAKDEHLNPINVKIAELREALESVTAEQKYLKARDSRHRHTNESTRKRVVFYTVGEYILLAALSGLQVLYIRQLFSKSVAYNRV; encoded by the exons ATGGAGAGGAGGCAAAGACAGAGAAGCGAAAGGATGTGTGCGTCAATAATTGTTCTGTTGCTGTTGAGCTTGGTCGGTAGAATCTCGTCCCTTTCGGTGACCGTAAACGACGTCGAATGCGTGTACGAGTACGTGCTCTACGAGGGCGACTCGGTCTCTGGCAATTTCGTGGTCGTTGACCACGACATCTTCTGGGCCTCCGATCACCCCGGCATCGATTTCACC GTGACATCTCCTGCGGGTAATATGGTGCATAGTTTGAAGGGAAAATCTGGTGACAAGTTTGAGTTCAAGGCCCCACGAAGTGGAATGTACAAATTCTGTTTTCATAATCCTTACTCGACCCCAGAGACAGTTTCCTTCTACATACATGTTGGTCATATTCCCAATGAGCACGACCTCGCCAAAGATG AACATTTGAACCcaataaatgttaaaattgcTGAGCTGAGAGAGGCACTGGAGTCTGTTACCGCAGAGCAGAAGTACTTGAAGGCACGTGATTCTCGGCATCGCCACA CAAATGAGAGCACACGAAAGCGAGTTGTCTTCTACACTGTCGGAGAGTACATTTTGCTGGCTGCTTTAAGTGGTCTACAAGTCCTCTATATACGGCAGCTGTTCAGCAAATCAGTCGCATACAACCGAGTTTGA